From the Haladaptatus sp. DJG-WS-42 genome, the window ACCAGTTGCAACGCCCCGGCGTGGCGACGGCGTTTCGAAGCTGGCGCAAACACGAGGTGACGCGGCCGGGGTACAGAACCGTGTTCACCGACCGGCTAGGCGACGTTGAGACAGAGACGCTCTTGCTTCACGGCGCAGCAGACGAGGTGTTTCCCCCAGCGTGGAGCGAACGAGCGGCCGTTCGAATGCCGAATGCGGAGTGTACCCTAGTGGAGGAATGTGCCCACTGGCTCCCGCAGGAAAAACCAGACCTGTGTGTAAAGCTGCTGACCAACTTTCTGACGTGAGGAAAATCGCGCCACTCACACCGTGGGGTCGTCAGACTCGGCCGCTTCAAGTCCCGCCGGAAGTCCGAGATGCTTGATGCCCGTCTGTTCTGTAATGTCGAAGCGATAGAGCACCGTCTCCTCCGCGTCGATGGCTTCCTTGAACAGGTCGGGGCGCTGGGGCAGTGCCATGAGTTCATCGAGTGCGTGTTGGTCGTCTTCGACCTGCGAGATGGTTCCCGTGAGGAGAATGCTCCGCCAGTTGAACATGGTCTCGGCACGATAGACGAGGAATCGGGCGGTGTCCGCTTCGTCGCTCAAGAGTGCTTTTCGACCCGACTCGCCTCCTAAGTAGAGGAAGTAGAGACGATGTTTACCGTCGAACCAGAACGACAGCGGGCGCATGCTCGGTGCGCCATCCGTTGGCAGGGAGAGCACCCCCACGTGCTGGCTCGACAGGAATTTCGTCACTTCCTCGTCGTCCATTCGCACTACCCCATACTCCCCCAGGTCGTCAATTGTCATCAGGTGAATAGACGATGATACGTTGGATAAAGCGGGTCGCTGAGTCTCAGCGAATGAGATTGGGAGCACGGCACAACGCGCGGGAATTGCCGTACGAAATCGCAAGAAAGCCAACCGAGTACAACATTCCGTGAAGGTCAGGAGCTGATTCAATATTAGGTAATTCGTGAAAATTAGAGCACCTGACCGGTCACGTCACATACACAGAATTTATGCTTTCTGAGTGCAGTTTAGTTGACAATGGTATCAGGGTGGGCGTATCGAACCGCGAGCGTCGCAGGTACATTGCTCTTAACGGTTTTGGCCGTGCAGGTGGCGAACCATCCGTTCTCTCAGCAGGCGCTCACGATGCTTCCAGTACTGGGTCGGCTGCCCTCGACAACGCTCACTGGTGGGGCGCTCGTGTTGGCGATATTAACCGCGGTGGTCGTTGTTCTTGGCGTGATGTTTCCGCTGTTCAAACCCCAACCGCGTCGCATTCTCGACGTGATTGCCGTCACGCACAAGCGCGTCTTGATTGCAGGGCTTGCCCTCGCCGCGATTGGCTACTTTGATTATACGTATCGCCTCCCCCGGTCGACGCTGTTGTTGGTCGTTGGCTTGCTGTTTGGGCTGCTCCCCGCGTGGTTCGTCGGCATTCGAAAGTCCCCGGACGTGGGCGAGCGCGCCATCTTAGTTGGAGACGACCTCCGCGGGATGATGGAGCTGTTAGACGAGACGGAGTTGCCGGTGCTCGGATACGTTTCGCCGCCAATGCCCGACCGCGGCAGGGAGCACGCGCGAAAACAGTCTGTGTCGCCCGGTGCCGCGATGGCAGACGGTGGTGTGACCTTTGAACAGTTGCCGTGTCTCGGTGGGTTATCTCGGCTCGAAAGTATTCTGGTCGAGTACGACGTAGACACCGTCTTGTTGGCGTTTTCGAGTACGGACAGAGCGGAGTTCTTCGGGACGCTTGAGACGTGTCACGCAACGGGTGTGAACGCGCAGATCCACGAGCGACAGGCCGATGGCGTGTTGACTCGCGAAACGACCCGCGAGACGATTCGAACGATAGACATCGAGCCCTGGGACTGGCAGGACTACATGGTCAAACGAGCGTTCGACGTGGTGTTTTCGCTGGTTGGGTTAGTGTTGTTAGCACCAGTGATGGTTCTGATTGCACTTGCAGTGAAATTGGATAGCAGGGGGCCCGTGTTCTACAGCCAAGAGCGGACTGCAGAGCGCGGTGAGACGTTTCGGGTGTATAAGTTCAGGAGTATGGTCGTTGACGCAGAGAGCGGTTCAGGAGCAAAAATTAGCGAGGAGGATGCTGGTGGTGTTGATCCTCGAGTGACTCGAGTTGGACGGATTTTACGGAAAACACATCTCGATGAGATTCCACAGCTTTGGTCGATTTTGAAGGGCGATATGAGCGTTGTCGGTCCTCGACCAGAACGACCGGAGCTTGACGTTGAGATGGAAATTGATACGGGGAGATGGAACTCTCGGTGGTTCGTCAAGCCTGGTTTGACGGGATTGGCTCAAGTGAGTGGTGCGACCGGAACCAATCCAAAAGAAAAATTACATCACGATATTGAGTATATCCAACAGCAATCGTTTTCATTTGATTTGAAAATCATTGCTCGCCAAATATGGAAGGTTGGAATGGATATTCTTGAGATGATACACATTCGGAGTGACTGACTTTGCGAATTCTTCGAGTCGCACAAACGCTCTACCCCGATGTGAAAGGTGGTGGAGCGTATCATGTCCACGCAATGAGCCGTGATCAAGCCGCGAAGGGACACGATGTGACTGTGGTGACGATCAGGAGGGCCTCCTCACTTCCGAAGCGAGAAGAGAAAGCTGGCTATACAATTCTTCGATTTGACCCGACGGTTGAGCTACTGGGAAATCCGATTTCAGTAGGCGTTGCTAGATTCCTACAAACTGCGGATAGTTTCGATGTTGTACACGCTCATTCTCATCTATATTTTTCAACAAATCTTGCCGCACTCAAACGAGCGATGGGAGACATTCCGCTGGCGATTACGAATCATGGACTCTATTCACAAAACGCTCCCGAATGGCTGTTTGATGGGTATCTCCGCACCATCGGTCGATGGACATTCAATCAAGCAGATGTCGTTTTTTGTTATACTGAGGGAGATAAAGAACGCGTTCAACGCTTTGGAGTAGATTCAGAGATAGCAGTGGTTTCGAACGGGATTGACCAAGAGAGATTTACGCCAGACGGTCCCGAAAGCGAATTGATTCCCACTGATGGGAAGGTGGTGTTGTTTGTGGGGAGATTAGTTGAAGGAAAGCGACCACTGGATGCGGTTGACGCAGTTGCCAAGTTGAGAGAGGCAGTACCAGATGTTGAACTGTATTTCTGTGGTGATGGTCCACTTCGAGAATCGGTCGAACAACGAGCTATGGAACGAGGAATCACAGATTCAGTCACCTTTCTTGGTCACATACCATATGACAAGATGCCGGAGATTTATCGCTCAGCAGACGTGCTGCTGTTGACGAGTCGAGCAGAGGGCCTGCCGCGTACAATTCTTGAAGCTTTTTCCTCCGACATTCCCGTTGTTGTTAGTGCGCTTGAGCAAATTACACCACTTGTCAAAGGCGGAGGAGAAGCAGTCGAAGTTGGGAATGTGGAAGCGTTCTCAGTAGCATTGGAAACTGTCATTGGTGGGGATTTCAACCCTCAAAAAAGAGTTCGACAAGAGTTCTCTTGGGACGATACCGTTGTTCAAACGACACAAATACTTGCAACACTAGTAGAGTGAACCACTAATTCGACCGACAAAGGAATGGTGGTGGGTTTAAACGAATTTTCCATTCCACACCAACACCCAAACTATGTGCTGCTGGCCAAACGGCAACGTTTACTTTCAATCGGTGGAGTTCCTCACCTTTGAATCACATCTATTTTATACTGCCAATACCGATTTTCGGACACTTACTTGCGACCCTAATAGGTCGCTCTGCTACCAATGAGTAACGATCTTTCACGACGTGACCAGGCCCGTGCACTTGCTCGAGTCGGACAGTTTCGACCGGCGTTGACTATCGGTATTATATGTCTCAGCGTGTTCGCGGCATTGCTGGAGGGTATCGGACTGAGCTTTTTGTTGCCGATTGTTGAGCTTGCACAGGGTTCTGGGAATATTGAGAATGCTGATGGGGTACTCGGTGTGTTTGTTTCCGTGTATCAGTTCGTCGGGGTTCCATTCTCACTTGAGACCGCAATTGTTGGCGTCGCAATTGCAATGGTTGTTCGCTACTCGTCGAGCTTTCTTGTGGCGTGGTTGAAGGCGGCGCTCCAGACCATATATGTCCGTGAATTGCAAACACGGGCATTCGACAATGCACTGAGTGCGAAAATCGGCTACTTTGACGAGGAAGGATCCGACGATATCCTGAATGCAATCGTCACGCAGGCGACGTACGCTGGCCGCACGATCGAGTGGATCGTTAGAATTGTCGAGCAAGGATTCTTGAGTCTGATGTATCTAGCCGTTGCGCTATACTTTGCACCGTTGCTGACAGTCATTGCCGCCGTATTTCTCGGTGGCCTCACGGGTGTAGTTCGCGGCGTCCTTGAATCTGGATACGCTGTTGGTGATCGGGTTGCCGATGCGAATGAGCGACTCCAGCAGTCCGCCCAAGCGGGAACGCAGGGTATCCGCGACGTGAAGCTGTTCGGTATGTCCGAAGAACTCTTCGCGGATTTCGAAGGTGCCGTCAATCAATTCGCGAACTCGACGATTGCGTTGCGTCGGAATCAGGCAGCAATCGATAATTTTTATCAGATGGTGACAGCGGTGACCGTCTTCGGACTTATCTACGTCGCAGTGGCAATTGCCTCAATGTCACTCGCTTCCTTGGGCGTGTTCTTGTTCGCCATGTTCCGGCTCGCCCCACGGGTGAGCACACTCAACAATCTCGTCTACAAACTTGAGGGAGACCTCCCACATCTCGTTCGTACACAGGCGTTTATCGACGAACTGGATGACGAGGCGGAACCAGAAAGCGACGTCGAAAATCTCCCACAGAAAGTCGATCGGGTCGAGTTTTCAGATGTCTCCTTTTCATATACTGAAGACGAACGCGTCCTTCAGAACCTCTCATTCGACGTTGATAGCGGTGATTTCGTCGCGTTCGTTGGGTCATCAGGTGCTGGAAAATCAACCATCGTTTCGTTGCTTACCAGGATGTACGAACCCAATTCAGGTGAGATTCGAGCGAACGGCATCCCTATTGATCGATTCGACATTGGCAAGTGGCGTTCTCGAATAGCGGTGGTTCGGCAGAATCCGTTCGTGTTTAACGACACACTGCGGTATAACGTGACGATTGGCAACCGCAATGCAACCCAGGAACAGATCGAACGGGCGTGTGAAATCGCGCAGGTAACTGAATTCATCGAGAATCTCCCCAACGGGTATGATACCGTCCTCGGGGACAATGGGGTTCGACTGTCTGGCGGGCAGCGACAGCGAATCTCCATTGCCCGAGCCTTGTTAAAGGACGCCGACGTCCTTGTCCTTGACGAAGCGACGAGTGATCTCGACAGTACACTCGAAGAGCGAGTTCATTCGGCAATCGAAGCGATGGAACATGACCAAGCGCTGCTCGTGATTGCACACCGTCTCTCAACGGTAATGAACGCCGACCGCATCTATACGATGGCTGACGGACGCATCACTGAAGTCGGGTCTCATGACGAGCTTGTCGATGATGATGGCGCGTACGCTGAACTGTACGCGACACAGACACAGGGTTAACATTAGCATTGAAATTGAATCTACTCTCGTTCATTTGATCGTAGATAACGACAGTTTCCAAATGGGTGGTGCAAATCAGTTGATGAATATCCAATTAGGAACCGATTTTGGTAGAGTGTTCATTAGCGTAGAGTTTGTTCGTAGCAGTTCCTTGATTTCTTAACGGTATCAGTATGGCTTTTCACGCGCACGACCAACTAATCATAAGTGAGACTATATAAAAACACAAAATTCCTATTCTATGAAATATAACGAATCAATCCGAACCAACTAATGGTAACCTGTTTTGGCCTATTAGCTCTCGATTTGAGGTGGTGGCTAGGGTTTATTTCGAGAGAAAACCGATTAAGTCGTCAAAGTTATTGTAAGGGAAAGTTTCATACGCAGAAGCAGTTATTGGCAAAGTATGACTACTGATGAAGCAAATTATGCGAATACCCTTGCTGAAGATGGGGTAGTGGTGATCGAGAACTATTTAGACGAAGATAGATGCGGGGAGTTGTATGCGAAAATTTCGAATGCTATTGAGAATGAAGAAATTGATGTGGTAAGAGGAGATGGTTACAGTTATAACGAGTTGGCTAACTGGGGTGGTGCAGTTGCAAATGAACGATCGGGCCGCGACGATGGAATGATCGACGTGTTTAACCTTGATTCGGTCGTTCCAGATGTTGCATCATTCAAATTCGACAAGACGATAAACAATATTATCAATCTCGCAGCTTCAGAGAGCTACTCCCCAGACAACGTCAACACCTATTGGAATCGGTCTGTGACGGCAACAAGAGATTTTCACGCCGACACTTACGGTGGCAAATTTAAATCATTCGTCTATCTAACAGATGTCCCAAATCGATCTTACGGGCCATTTACCTTCATTAAAGGGTCTCACAAGGTTTCAAGAGTGAAGGTGAAAACGTCGTCTCTTGTTAACAAAATCAAAAATAAACCGTCGACTGATGCGGTATTTTATGATGAGAAAGATGTTGAGTACTACACCGCTCCAAAAGGTACATTGATTATTGCCAACCAGGCTGGCTATCACAGAGGACACCCACAAAAGGAGGGCGAAGAGCGCATGTTGATGACAACGTCATACACTCCTGAAGAAAATTAGATGGGACTGATTTTAATGATTATTGTGAATGGGGGAATTTGTTGCGCCTGAAATTTATGACCGGCACTCAATTCAAATTGGCATAGTCGCATTAATGAATTGGCTACCACCAGGCAATAAATTGATCATCGGGATAGTCGATATTCTACTCAATAGTTAGATTGGAGTACTGTCAAAAGGTTAATTATCGAATAATGAAACTGGAGCATACAGATAGATGGTTTCTCTCTTAAAACAACCTGTAGGCAATTCCAAAGGCATTCTAGTATTCACTCATAAAGAGAGGCAGTTTTTACTTGATCCGATACCCCCACTACAAAGAAAATTTCAATCGATAAAAGAGGCGTATCTTGTCGGAATGCATTGGGGCCACTTTGCAGAAGATGTTGGCCCCACGCCATTCGTAGATTTCCATCTTGCTGGACAAGGAACAGTTTCATTTACCGATGAGGTTGATGTACCAGTCCTAAACTATTGTAGTAGGAACTTCGTTCCCGAATATTTCACTCCCTCGAATAAAGAGGCGAAATGGGACATTGTGACGATAGCTCCACCAACACGTCTTAAACACCTATCTGAGCTACTCAACGTGGTACGTGAAACTCGTGATCAAGGTGTAGATTTAACAGCATTGTTTATTTGTCCTCGTCCAAAATCTCTTCAAAGTCGAAAATGGGATCACAAATTTATCGAGACGTGCGAAAACGATCTTTCAAAAAGTGAACGAGAGGCAATCAAAATAATATGGCCACTCAGAACCGATGATGAAATATATCCAATCCCACATAGAATCATCCCATACTTCTTTAATATTGCCAATTCATTTGCTCTGTTCAGTGAACAAGAGGGAGAATCTCGCGTTATTTCTGAAGCACTGATGACCGGCACTCCAGTTATCGCTCGTAGTAATCTAAAAGGGGGAGGGCTTGATTATCTAGATAATTCGAACTCTCTATTATTTTCCTCAACTGAGGAGGCAATCGAGATATTTACTAAAATATCAAATAATCCTAATGAATATGCATTTGACCCAGACTATCTCCGAGATGAGCTTTACGCGCCACAAAGCAGTAAACACTTTCAAGCTGAAGTTGAACGAGTGTTCAACCACTATGATATCCCATATGAAGGTACCCTTGAAAATGAACAGCTTGCATTCTTACTTCCTGGCCATGCCTTGACCCTTCCCACAGACCTCCGAGCATCTGGAGTGAATGACCTTCGCAGCCAAGTTGCCGCGGTTAAATTCTGTGAGGAGGTATTGGAATACCCCCCAAAAGACAATCCAGTTAGATTACAGTATTATCGGACTAGAGAATATTTTAGAGATCTACTGACCTCCGAATCAATAACCACCCAAATTGGAAATTTATTGTGGCGAGTGGAACAACATACTCCAATTAATATATATTCACGAATCCAATCCATACGTTAAACCCATCATATAAATAGATAATTTTTGATGTTATCTCGACAAGAACGTAGTTACTTATTTTTCTGGAGAGGGGCTTTCATGTTGTAATCGCTCAAAGGTTTCACACGCTTGTTTTGCTGCATTTGGTT encodes:
- a CDS encoding pyridoxamine 5'-phosphate oxidase family protein translates to MTIDDLGEYGVVRMDDEEVTKFLSSQHVGVLSLPTDGAPSMRPLSFWFDGKHRLYFLYLGGESGRKALLSDEADTARFLVYRAETMFNWRSILLTGTISQVEDDQHALDELMALPQRPDLFKEAIDAEETVLYRFDITEQTGIKHLGLPAGLEAAESDDPTV
- a CDS encoding sugar transferase; its protein translation is MVSGWAYRTASVAGTLLLTVLAVQVANHPFSQQALTMLPVLGRLPSTTLTGGALVLAILTAVVVVLGVMFPLFKPQPRRILDVIAVTHKRVLIAGLALAAIGYFDYTYRLPRSTLLLVVGLLFGLLPAWFVGIRKSPDVGERAILVGDDLRGMMELLDETELPVLGYVSPPMPDRGREHARKQSVSPGAAMADGGVTFEQLPCLGGLSRLESILVEYDVDTVLLAFSSTDRAEFFGTLETCHATGVNAQIHERQADGVLTRETTRETIRTIDIEPWDWQDYMVKRAFDVVFSLVGLVLLAPVMVLIALAVKLDSRGPVFYSQERTAERGETFRVYKFRSMVVDAESGSGAKISEEDAGGVDPRVTRVGRILRKTHLDEIPQLWSILKGDMSVVGPRPERPELDVEMEIDTGRWNSRWFVKPGLTGLAQVSGATGTNPKEKLHHDIEYIQQQSFSFDLKIIARQIWKVGMDILEMIHIRSD
- a CDS encoding glycosyltransferase family 4 protein, with amino-acid sequence MRILRVAQTLYPDVKGGGAYHVHAMSRDQAAKGHDVTVVTIRRASSLPKREEKAGYTILRFDPTVELLGNPISVGVARFLQTADSFDVVHAHSHLYFSTNLAALKRAMGDIPLAITNHGLYSQNAPEWLFDGYLRTIGRWTFNQADVVFCYTEGDKERVQRFGVDSEIAVVSNGIDQERFTPDGPESELIPTDGKVVLFVGRLVEGKRPLDAVDAVAKLREAVPDVELYFCGDGPLRESVEQRAMERGITDSVTFLGHIPYDKMPEIYRSADVLLLTSRAEGLPRTILEAFSSDIPVVVSALEQITPLVKGGGEAVEVGNVEAFSVALETVIGGDFNPQKRVRQEFSWDDTVVQTTQILATLVE
- a CDS encoding ABC transporter ATP-binding protein, whose translation is MSNDLSRRDQARALARVGQFRPALTIGIICLSVFAALLEGIGLSFLLPIVELAQGSGNIENADGVLGVFVSVYQFVGVPFSLETAIVGVAIAMVVRYSSSFLVAWLKAALQTIYVRELQTRAFDNALSAKIGYFDEEGSDDILNAIVTQATYAGRTIEWIVRIVEQGFLSLMYLAVALYFAPLLTVIAAVFLGGLTGVVRGVLESGYAVGDRVADANERLQQSAQAGTQGIRDVKLFGMSEELFADFEGAVNQFANSTIALRRNQAAIDNFYQMVTAVTVFGLIYVAVAIASMSLASLGVFLFAMFRLAPRVSTLNNLVYKLEGDLPHLVRTQAFIDELDDEAEPESDVENLPQKVDRVEFSDVSFSYTEDERVLQNLSFDVDSGDFVAFVGSSGAGKSTIVSLLTRMYEPNSGEIRANGIPIDRFDIGKWRSRIAVVRQNPFVFNDTLRYNVTIGNRNATQEQIERACEIAQVTEFIENLPNGYDTVLGDNGVRLSGGQRQRISIARALLKDADVLVLDEATSDLDSTLEERVHSAIEAMEHDQALLVIAHRLSTVMNADRIYTMADGRITEVGSHDELVDDDGAYAELYATQTQG